A window of Roseiflexus castenholzii DSM 13941 genomic DNA:
GCGCGCGCCGCGCCGGATCGTCTATGTCTCGTGTCATCCGGCGACCCTCGCGCGCGATCTGAAGACCCTGATCGCTGGCGGGTACGCGGTTGTGCGCGCGACGCCGGTTGACCTCTTCCCGCAAACGCCGCACATTGAGAGTGTGGTGGCGCTCATGCGCGCAGGGTCTGCGCAAGTGTAAGGGCAGGTCTCAGCCCCATCCTTGCGCTGTCTGATTTCGGCGTAACCGATCATCATCTGAACCGTCGGGCTGATGGTCCGACGGGTGCTCGTGCGCCATTGCTCTGGTTCACAGAAGGTCCTCAAACCAGCCCGCGCCGGCGGGCATGATGATCTCTAGACGACGTGGTATCATGATTATATGAACACGCTGCTTCGACCTCCAGCCACACTGACGCTCACGCTTCCGCTTGTTGCGGCGGAGCCGATCATCGTGCCCCGGCCCGGTCGTCCGTGGACGGTCGCCGACCTGCAACAGTTCGCCGGGCGAGAAGAACGCTATGAACTTGTGCGAGGAGATCTGTTGATGATGAGTTCGGCAAGTCCGAAGCAGGGACGCTACGCCATGCGGCTGGGAAGCGCACTCCAACAATATGTCGAGGCGCACGATCTGGGCGAAGTCTACACGGCTGAGCCGGGGTTTCAACTTCAGCCCGAACCGGATGCGGTCGTGCGCGCGCCGGATGTTGCATTTGTGCAGAAAGAACGCATTCCGCCGCCGGAGGACGAGAGCGGATTCTGGTCGCTTGCTCCAGACCTGGTTGTAGAGATCATTTCGCCCTTCGAGACAGCCGTGCAGGTGCAGGCGAAGGTGCAAGACTATCTGACTGCCGGATCGCGCCTTATCTGGCTGGTCTACCCCGAGACGCACACCGTTGTCGAGTATCGCGCCGCCGGCGCGATGCGCCTGTACGCGAGCGCCGACACCCTCGACGGCGCTGACGTTGTTCCAGGT
This region includes:
- a CDS encoding Uma2 family endonuclease, producing MNTLLRPPATLTLTLPLVAAEPIIVPRPGRPWTVADLQQFAGREERYELVRGDLLMMSSASPKQGRYAMRLGSALQQYVEAHDLGEVYTAEPGFQLQPEPDAVVRAPDVAFVQKERIPPPEDESGFWSLAPDLVVEIISPFETAVQVQAKVQDYLTAGSRLIWLVYPETHTVVEYRAAGAMRLYASADTLDGADVVPGFQYPLAQLFRETRRM